The DNA region TCTGAATGAACACATTTGTTCTAGATTAGACATATTGATGCTTACCGCATGGGATAAGTGTGTTCCATCTCATCATTGAGTTATTTATTGGTTGGTGTTGTTTTGTGTTTAAAGCAAACTAAATTTGTGCTGTcgattttcctaaaaaaaattgtgctgTTGAAGAACAAGAGGTCTCTATTCTTGTTAGCTTATATTCACAAACCAATTCCTAGCAGCATCTCCTATCTTGAGATATGTCAACATATGTAGCGCTGAACTTCTGGATGCAATGCGTCCAGCATCTGAGTTAGTATGGTGTAAACAAACATTTTCAGCAAACACTTTTTGTCATATACTGAACTATTTGTAAAGCAACAACATATATTTACAAGGTTAGTTTCAATGGTTTCGTTTttgtaatgtttttttttggtattCCATCTCCTTAGATACAGATCAATATCATTTCTGGCAGTATGCAGTAGCAATCAGGCATCAGGTTTCTTCATTTCTGAAATCATCATGCTATGCTGTGTGTTCTGTAGTATTTAACAGCTTACTTTGTAAAATAGCCGGTTTCACTTTTATTtaatgaaaagaaaaggtacCGTCTTGATTAATAATTGCAAATTAGTGAGACAAAACTTCTAGATACAATTTTACATTGCACAAGTGGTACTTTACCTGCCTTCCAATCCCTCCTTGACACACCTTTGCAAGGttgattatgcattgatcaccTGTAGCGTTCTGAGGGTTTGCTGAGAGTCTAAGCCTTCATCATCGTCTCATGTCTTTCACTTGAAATCCATCAAGCATAATCACTTTGCATAGTCACGCGTCATTAAGGTTTAATTTATGGTTTTGAAGTTGGAGCCAGTATGCTGATCAGGGTATTTGACTTGACCACTTACCCAGTTGCTATCGGCAAAGATATGAGCTGATCCACGGGTGGTTCTTCATGTAAAAAATGCGCTTTCGGTCAGTGCACACGCCAAACTCTCTTTTGCATTATTACACCATGCATGCTCTTGACCTAGCCAAAAAGTCCTGGGAAGGGGATCAAAGTATTGTATTGCTTTACATGAAAGGAACGGGTATGGGGCGTGTGTTCGATTAGTACATGATAGAATGGTCTAAAGTCCAAGTCTGTATACACGAAGGAAGAATCTTGGAGGATGGAGGTGAGCATACTATTATTTTATGAGCAAAACAAGAGCTGCTCTGATCTGGAAGAGCAGGATTAAGATACAATAAACATTTATCTGCATTCTGAGTGGAGTGTGGGGCAGGATTAAGATACAGTTATCGTCAACCGGATCGTTGCcatttgtttgtgtgcttgttGGAAGAGCAGGTGACACCAGGAAAGGAAATCTGATGGAATCCCCTATCCTGGGGGATTGCAATTGCCTTTCAAAGTTCGCCTCTTGTCCACTacctctctcccgaaacttggttGCAATTAGAGTGTACTGTTAATTGTATTTTCTGTGAGAGGATCATATTAAGTATTAAGAGTAGCCGAGAAGAGATGCCCGCAGATGACGATAGAGATTCAGGTATTGATTGACCAAAACCAATTCATCCAACATGTATTCCGCCTAGATTTGGAGTATTATTATTCCTATGCATGTTGCAGTTTGTATATTTGTACAATCCACATAAACAAGATTAAGCATGATATGTACTACTCTGTATATGGAACAAAATGCCTTTCTGTAAACATTATGCATTTCATCCTACCATGCCAAAAATGAGGATGATCTCGTGTGTATTTACATCCTACTGATAATTTTCTCTGCATAACATGTTAGAGTGGGTGCACCTTATAGTCAGACTGCTTTCTAGACCCTAGaataaacaaagaagaaaagaaggatTAATTGGACTCTAAACAAGGAGCTAGGATTGAACAATGATTGGAAAAACCATTTGTAGCCAAATTGCACATATCTATCACCTTGCTGAATTGTTTATCAGCCATGGGCTCATGCCAAAtcttatgtattttgttttttcttggCTTTAACATAGTAACATGAGAACAAAAGGCAAAACAAGAGTCAAGCAAATCATTGCATAGAGAGGATTCATCAAGGTGACGCCTTACCAGACCTTTCTGATCAGAGAGGCTGTCATTTTGTTCTAAAAAACCCGAAGAACTGGAGGAGCATTGCACATATCTCATGGATTAGAGTAAAACACTGTACAAAAGGAAAACTATGGTGCTTCAACTTTCAAACAATGAACAGCGAAGTTGCTGCTGTACTCGACTTTGTTTCAGCACCAAATTGCTTGCTGATCTTATACTATTCTGTACCAATAATTGGAAGATCTATCATAAAACCTGTCTCCTATAAGTGCTGCAGAGATTATCTTTTGTATCAAGAGGATCTTCATGGGACCCTCTTCCAGAAAATGAATCAAAGGACAAAGGGAAATGGATGATCTCCTTCTACAGTAAGTAAACATTTATTTGATCTAGAAGTGTTCAAATTTAGTGCAAATTTAATACTTAACTGTGTTTataaatgggataatgcatcaaTTATCGCATGACTTCCCTGTATATTTATTCTAAATATTAGCTATCTACATCACCTTTATGGACCATAACTTGGAGTatgcaaaaaatatgaaactccTGTTATGTGTCTTTGAACAGCTCTCTAGGCTCAAGATAAATCTTCACAAAAGTAAATTGTTCCATTATAGTGATGCTAAGGAATATGAAGACCAATACACGTAGTTATTTGGGTGTGATATTGGCAATCACCCATTTAAATATCTTGGCATACCTATGCATTATACAAAACTGAAGAACAATGATTGGAGGGGTGTAGAAAAGAGATTTGAAAAGAAATTGAGCAGTTAGAAAGGAAAGCTTATGTCTGTTGGGGGTCGATTAGTGCTCATAAACTGACTCTTAAGCAATCTTCCTATGCttatgatgtctttctttgagaTTCCTCGAGGGGTGCTGAAAAGACTGAACTATATACGATCTAGCTTCTTTTGGCAGGGGGTAATCATAAGAAGAAATGTAGGCTAGTGCGATGGAATATCCTATACCAACCAAAGGACTAGGGTGGATTGTGAATTACTGATCTATCGGTCCAAAATATCTGTCTCATCAGCAAATGGCTCTATAAGCAACTAAACAAGGATAGGGTTTGGCAAATGTTACTAAAAAAATACTTAGGTAATAAAACACTCACTCAGGTGGAAGGAAAACTAGGAGATTCTTATTTCTGGATTGGCCTCATGAAAGTTAAGAGTGAATTCCTCAAATGAGGTTCTTTTCAAATACAGGATGGAACTCATATTGGATTTTAGATTGACAAATGGTTAGGGAATATGCTCCTTAGTGAGCAATACCTGCAActatatcatgttgctaggAGGCAGACGGTCACAGTTGCGGAAGTAATGAGAACAATACCCTGAACATCTCTTTCCGCCGATGGATCATTGGAGACAAACATATTGTTTGGCATAATCTAGTGTCAAAGTTAGTGCATATAAACCTCTCTGATGAATGTGATACATTTAGATAGGGACTACATACGAATAAGAGTTTTTCAGTCCGTTCCATGTACAAGCAGATGATTAATAAGGCCATTATATTTCCAAATAAATGGTTGTGGAAACTCAAGCTCCCACTCAAAATAAAGATCTTCTTGTGGTATTTAGGAAGATGAGTATTTTGACTAAAGATAACTTATCCAAAAGAAACGGGAATGATAGCCTTAAATATAGTTTTTGCAACCACAATAAAAATattgaacatattttttttagtgtcaCTTTGCTAACTCATTATGACAGATAATTAGAATAGCTCTGGGCATTAATAAATCTAGAGATATACATCATATTATGGGTGGTTGGCTAGGTGACTTAGGAGCaaagtaaaaagaaaataatcttgGTTGGGGTAGCTgcacttttttttgttaatttaGCTATGCCGTAATGATATTGTCTTCGATAATAAAACAATAACTTCTTTTATACAAGTATTTTTTTTGGGTATTTGCTGGCTGAGATTCTAAATATTGATACAATAACAAAGCGAGAGGGAAAAATGTAAGTATGGTGTGCCAAGCTTTGGAGTGATAACCTTGGAGTGCTTTGCTAAGAATGGGTGTCTATTTAGTACGAGACTATGTGATCGATGATTTATATTCATGTGATTTAtgatgtttttattttctttcaataTTCAGCTATGAGCTAGGATAATGTAATAATGAACAATGGTTGTATACATTATACAATGCAAAAAGCTGGATTTTTTTCCATTGTCTAAAAAAATCAAGCATCACCTAGAAAATCAGAGAAAAAGAAATGGTAcataaagaaaacaaaaaaaattattgaagtaATATGGTCTTGCGCATCTTTTTGTTACTACTGCAACCACGCACACTCACAAAAAACAATGCCAAGAAAATCTCTCCACAGATACAAGGCTCCACCATAACTGCTATTCCTGAGCTCCAgtctccatcacctcctccttTTCCCCCATATTTTCCTCGGCCGTTTGATTCTGTTTACAGAAATGCCGATTTgttttttgcaaatgtgacCTGCTCCTATTTGCTCCCAGTGTTGGAGCTTGCTTGCTCCCCACCCACCACCACTGCCCTATTTCAGCTTTTTAATTTGATTTGCTAAACCCAACTGAAATCAAACCCACCGGCCACTATTAACTAACAACAGATCTTTCAGTttggctgatttttttttataaaaaaaatcaacctcTAAGTTTTTTTCTTCAACAATGACATTTTTTCAAGGTCACCATGCAAAGAGATTTTGACTGCTAGTGCTAGCTAGAGAGGAAGAGCCCCGTTGAGTTCTAAAAAAAGCTAGAGAGGACGAGGAGAATGGAAGAAGATGATTCAGATTTGACGGCTGGGCCCCACACCCCAGCTCGCTCACACGCTGACTGACACGCTCGCACGGCGATGAGATCATGAGGCTAAATTAATCGAGATGCATAAATGTATTATTATTATTCCTCGTGAAAACAATTAAACAGATTAATGGTAGGACAGGTCCCTTTCCAGTGCGAGGAAGAAAGAGCCACCGCCACTGCACTCCCTCACTCCAGTTCCAGCTCTATTTATACTCGTCTCCTTCCTCAGTTCTCGCACCAGCAAGTACCATCTCACCTCAAGCTTCCAGCTTCCCTCTCATACGATTGCTACAGTACCAGTAAGGCAGCAGCagtaaagagagagagagagtgtgagagagagaagcCATGCTGACTTCGCTGAGGTACCTGGCCGGCGCGGCGGGGCCGAGCGGCTTCAGCTCGCGCACCACCGCAGAGGAGGCCACCGCCGACTGCGCCGACCTCCACCACATCACCGCCATCATCACCGgtacgtatatatacatgtctCCATGGCACGCGCGCGGCATGCATGCTTGCGAAGCCGCAGTGGCTGATGGCGTGTGCCGCGTGCGTGTACGGTGCAGGCGCGACGTCGGGGATCGGGGCGGAGACGGCGCGGGTGCTGGCGAAGCGCGGCGCGCGGCTGGTGCTGCCCGCGCGGAGCCTCAAGGCCGCGGAGGAGGCCCGGGCGCGGCTGCGCGCCGAGTGCCCGGGCGCCGACGTCGTCGTGCTGCCGCTGGACCTCAGCTCGCTCGCCTCCGTGCGCCGCTTCGTCGCGCGCTTCCTCGCGCTCGGCCTCCCGCTCAACCTCCTGGTGTACGTACACACCATGATTAATCGCATCCATGATCATCTTCTTTGGCTGATTCATATTAACATGTGCAGTGTATAATTGGTTGCAGCAACAACGCCGGCAAGTACGCCGACCGCTTCGCCGTGTCCGAGGACGGCGTCGAGATGACCTTCGCCACCAACTACTTAGGTACCAAAATTACCCTGCAAATCAAGCCTCTATGGCCGTTTAGAGGTGGCGATGATTAATGCCTACGTACGTATCCAGGGCACTTCTTGCTgacgcggctgctgctggagaaGATGGCGGAGACGGCGAGGGCGACCGGCGTGGAGGGCCGCATAGTGAACGTCTCCTCCTCCATCCATAGCTGgttcgccggcgacgacgacgccGTCGGCTACCTCGACCGCGTCACCCGCAGGAAGATGTACGTGCCACTTGCCTAGTACAACATAGTGATTCGCGCTTCGTTAATCCTTCGGCGATTAAGATTAATCACCTCTGATTAGTGGTTTTAATCACGTGCCAGACCATACGATCCGACGAGAGCGTACGCTCTGTCCAAGCTGGCCAACGTACTCCACACCAAAGCACTCGCACAACGACTCAAGGTAGTTAGTTATTAATCAGTTAAAACTTCAAGCCAATATTAATTGTAGCCGAAGAAACAAGCTCGATTAAGCATAATTAATTACCTCTAAAGCTTGGGTTAATTTGATTTACCTGACAGGAGAAGAAGGCAAACGTGACGGCCAACTGCGTCCACCCCGGCATCGTCCGGACTCGGCTCATCCGCGACCGCGACGGCCTCGTCACCAGTACCacctcttctcttcctctcctttccGTTTTGAGAAGAGCTGCGTGCGCATCATCTGTTCTTCCGAGTAACTCGATGAACACATCTTCTAACAAGATGATCTCACGCCGACTGCAGATACAGTGTTCTTCCTGGCGTCCAAGCTTCTCAAGACGATTCCTCAGGTCAGTTCAGTTCAGAAATCAGTTGATCAATTCTTTCACCCCCAGTTAGCACCCTGTTCCGTGTGTCTGAAATCCGAATCTCTTTCTTCGTCAGGCAGCTGCGACGACATGCTACGTCGCCGTGCACCCGGCGGTGGCCGGCGTGTCCGGGAAGTACTTCGCCGACTGCAACGAGGCGGCACCGTCTAGGCTGGGCGCCAgcagcgaggaggccgccaagCTGTGGAGCTTCTCTGACGCCGTAACGGCAGAGAAGGCTCAGAAGATGAGCGTTCATGCCACTGGCTTCCGGCTCCAGGTTCAGAGTTCCAATGCAGACTGCGGCATGGCTTTCGCATAGGAGAATCAACATTCAGAAATTTTGATCGTCGACGGTGTGCACTTGATGAGATGACATATCCTGATAAATACAAGTAGATTAGTTTCAGAAACCAGAGGAGATAGCAGTAGTAAATAGTAATACGGAAGAAAAGCAAATATGTATTACATATATAGTATTAAGCCTGTAAATTCATAGCCATATGTATACAAGTATATGCTAGTGTATTCTGAACATTGTCTGTAGCAGCAAACATCAGCATGTCATATGTTTCTGTTGAAGCATGAGTATATTGACTATCTTTCATCGTCAGCTTAAACTTCTGGGCGAACTCGTTGGTACATACATCTTTAACAATTTCTTCCTAGTCCATATGTCGCACTAGACTATAAATTAGACTAGATCAAGTTTTCAACTCCACTACCAAGTACAATGATTTGATCCATTGCACTAGATACTCTTCTTTTGGCCCCTTGCATTAGTGGACTTCACTGTTTGCACGTCATCTAATCATGTCTAGCATCATATAGATAGCTTGTTTGCAACTGAAGGGACCTTGGATTTGGTTGGTTCTCAACCCCAATTGGAGCAGTTTGCTGAATTTTCCATCGCATTATGCACGGGTGAAAAAAGGCAGCAACAAATGGATTAGAAAGACGATGGAATAGAAAGATATCCTAGCCTCTGCATCTAGGATACACAGCAGAAATATGATTGCGAGAAAAGAGAAATCGTCAGAGAAGAGAATGCAGATGAGGCAACTGTTAGGGGATTGCTTGGAAGAGCAGTTGACTAGGAGGGCCTCATGGCGCTCCTAACCAGTTGTTAATCTGAATATGCTTACTGCTCACTTGTTAGAAAAGAGAGACCATAAAGAACACACATGATCTATTAGGTAGAAGATTAAAGAATGATGAACCAAGGAGACTCATTGTACACCTAATTGATTCTTAATCACCCCCTTTATGTTCCACTAGGAAGAATTAAAGCTTCTTTCTAGCTAACCCTAACATATCAGGAGATAGAAGAATGAAGCTGGATATTTGCCAGCAATGATCGTAAAATAGACCACTTTCTACCAATAAGTACACAACCAAACCTGCTGAATGTACTTAATCAAGTGATCTGCATGATCTAGGATATCATTAGGAGAAGATTGGCCTCATGATGGCCGCAATCAGTTGATGATTAGCTAAAAGGCCCAGAAGATTATTGCGCCACGAGGGGGCAACTTATTAATGCACTGCTTTCACAGAAGTGCCAAATCCCTAATGGTTCAGTTTGATTAAGAATGAAGTGACTAATGATGCATAAATAGCTCAGTAGCTGGGTTAGGATGGACCATATTTTAGTCTGACTATTTGAATCAAGCAGTTTAATGAAGAAAATGATCTCTATCAACTAAGTTCCCAAACCTATCTGATGGACCACTTCATAATTAACCTGTACACTAATGCTAAAGAATTACCTTCCTCGTACTCAACACGGCACCCATTTGGCAAGGAGTTCTGGTTTCTTGCAAGGCgttttaacttaaacaaaagaaTACATCTCAAGGGGAAAACATATGTATTTTCCATTTCTTTAGAAGGGTGAAAGTTTCAAATTCCATATCCCACAGGAGGACTAGAAGAGATTTCCATCAAGGCATC from Phragmites australis chromosome 8, lpPhrAust1.1, whole genome shotgun sequence includes:
- the LOC133927839 gene encoding short-chain dehydrogenase TIC 32 B, chloroplastic-like isoform X1, which produces MLTSLRYLAGAAGPSGFSSRTTAEEATADCADLHHITAIITGATSGIGAETARVLAKRGARLVLPARSLKAAEEARARLRAECPGADVVVLPLDLSSLASVRRFVARFLALGLPLNLLVNNAGKYADRFAVSEDGVEMTFATNYLGHFLLTRLLLEKMAETARATGVEGRIVNVSSSIHSWFAGDDDAVGYLDRVTRRKIPYDPTRAYALSKLANVLHTKALAQRLKEKKANVTANCVHPGIVRTRLIRDRDGLVTSTTSSLPLLSVLRRAACASSVLPSNSMNTSSNKMISRRLQIQCSSWRPSFSRRFLRQLRRHATSPCTRRWPACPGSTSPTATRRHRLGWAPAARRPPSCGASLTP
- the LOC133927839 gene encoding short-chain dehydrogenase TIC 32 B, chloroplastic-like isoform X2, producing the protein MLTSLRYLAGAAGPSGFSSRTTAEEATADCADLHHITAIITGATSGIGAETARVLAKRGARLVLPARSLKAAEEARARLRAECPGADVVVLPLDLSSLASVRRFVARFLALGLPLNLLVNNAGKYADRFAVSEDGVEMTFATNYLGHFLLTRLLLEKMAETARATGVEGRIVNVSSSIHSWFAGDDDAVGYLDRVTRRKIPYDPTRAYALSKLANVLHTKALAQRLKEKKANVTANCVHPGIVRTRLIRDRDGLVTNTVFFLASKLLKTIPQAAATTCYVAVHPAVAGVSGKYFADCNEAAPSRLGASSEEAAKLWSFSDAVTAEKAQKMSVHATGFRLQVQSSNADCGMAFA